One stretch of Desulfocurvus vexinensis DSM 17965 DNA includes these proteins:
- a CDS encoding ABC transporter substrate-binding protein yields MLTIVKRSCVLPLLAVGLAALLLAGCGKEPENALERVRATGEISFAMSGGYPPFNFYNENNELVGFDVDVAREVAKRLGVALKPVTTEWSGIIEGLRAGAYDGILGSMAITDERLKVVDFSVPYYYSGAQLLVREDVSFADPAELAGRTVGLVTGTTFEGDAKALGAGEIRLYKDDTQTLTELNSGVVDAVITDRVVGIGAMNSGKFAIRLLGGPLRSEDIGVAFRKDDGALRDAVSAALAAMHQDGTLTAFSRQWLGVDVSVR; encoded by the coding sequence ATGCTGACCATCGTCAAACGATCCTGCGTCCTGCCGCTGCTGGCTGTGGGCCTTGCGGCCCTGCTGCTGGCCGGGTGCGGCAAGGAACCCGAAAACGCCCTGGAGCGCGTGCGCGCCACCGGGGAGATCAGCTTCGCCATGAGTGGCGGCTATCCTCCCTTCAACTTCTACAACGAAAACAACGAGCTGGTCGGATTCGACGTGGACGTGGCCCGCGAGGTTGCCAAGCGGCTGGGCGTGGCCCTCAAGCCTGTGACCACCGAATGGAGCGGCATCATCGAAGGCCTGCGCGCCGGGGCCTACGACGGCATCCTGGGCAGCATGGCCATCACCGACGAGCGGCTCAAGGTCGTGGATTTCTCGGTGCCGTACTACTACTCCGGGGCCCAGCTCCTGGTGCGCGAGGACGTGTCCTTCGCAGACCCCGCCGAGCTGGCGGGCCGCACGGTGGGCCTGGTCACCGGCACGACCTTCGAGGGCGATGCCAAGGCCCTGGGCGCGGGGGAAATCCGGCTCTACAAGGACGACACCCAGACCCTGACGGAACTGAACAGCGGCGTGGTGGACGCCGTGATCACCGACCGCGTGGTGGGCATCGGGGCCATGAACAGCGGCAAGTTCGCCATCCGCCTGCTGGGCGGCCCCTTGCGCAGCGAGGACATCGGCGTGGCTTTCCGCAAGGACGACGGCGCCCTGCGCGACGCGGTGAGCGCCGCCCTGGCGGCCATGCACCAGGACGGCACGCTCACGGCCTTCTCCAGGCAGTGGCTCGGGGTGGACGTTTCCGTCCGCTAG
- a CDS encoding amino acid ABC transporter permease, translated as MHYDVSALTHYFPFFLPAAWMTLQVTVLGIALGLGLGLGTAFLSLSPRLALNGPARLYIYVIRGTPLLLQLLFIYYGLRGVLGLAAIPSAVLALGVHNGAYIAVIFAGAIRSISGGQMEAARSLGMTHARAMRRIILPQALKRAVPPLGNQFIIALKDSSLASTITINELLLKSQQLASSNFMMMEMLTIAALFYLLYTGLFTVLFRRVERRLEAGGYA; from the coding sequence ATGCACTACGACGTTTCGGCGCTGACGCACTACTTCCCCTTTTTCCTTCCCGCCGCGTGGATGACCCTGCAGGTCACCGTGCTGGGCATCGCCCTGGGCCTGGGCCTGGGGCTGGGCACGGCCTTCCTCAGCCTGTCGCCGCGCCTGGCCCTGAACGGCCCGGCCCGGCTGTATATCTACGTCATTCGCGGCACGCCGCTGCTGCTCCAGCTGCTGTTCATCTACTACGGCCTGCGCGGGGTGCTGGGGCTGGCGGCGATTCCTTCGGCGGTGCTGGCCCTGGGCGTGCACAACGGGGCCTACATCGCGGTGATCTTCGCCGGGGCCATCCGCTCCATCTCCGGCGGGCAGATGGAGGCCGCGCGCTCCCTGGGCATGACCCACGCCCGGGCCATGCGCCGCATCATCCTGCCCCAGGCCCTCAAGCGCGCGGTGCCGCCCCTGGGCAACCAGTTCATTATCGCCCTCAAGGATTCGTCCCTGGCCAGCACCATCACCATCAACGAGCTGCTGCTCAAGTCCCAGCAACTGGCGTCGAGCAACTTCATGATGATGGAGATGCTGACCATCGCCGCGCTGTTCTACCTGCTCTACACGGGGCTGTTCACGGTGCTTTTCCGCAGGGTGGAGCGGCGCCTGGAGGCCGGGGGCTACGCCTAG
- a CDS encoding amino acid ABC transporter ATP-binding protein: MIDIRGLHKYFGDNHVLRGVDMRVDQSEVVVVIGASGSGKSTLLRCVNKLEDFQQGAVHIHGKPLPDNERALNRMRTRVGMVFQHFNLFPHMTVLGNVMEGPVQVKGVPRAQARETGLAYLDKVGLADKVDAYPGQLSGGQKQRVAIARALAMEPDAMLFDEPTSALDPELVGEVLGVMRQLATEGMTMMVVTHEMGFAREVADRVYFMDQGVVVEQGPPERIFENPEQPRTREFLAQIL; the protein is encoded by the coding sequence ATGATCGATATTCGCGGCCTGCACAAGTATTTTGGCGACAACCACGTCCTGCGCGGGGTGGATATGCGGGTGGACCAGTCCGAGGTGGTGGTGGTCATCGGCGCCAGCGGCTCGGGCAAGAGCACGCTCTTGCGCTGCGTGAACAAGCTGGAGGACTTCCAGCAGGGCGCAGTGCACATCCACGGCAAGCCGTTGCCCGACAACGAACGCGCCCTGAACCGCATGCGCACCCGGGTGGGCATGGTCTTCCAGCATTTCAACCTGTTCCCGCACATGACGGTGCTGGGCAACGTCATGGAGGGGCCGGTGCAGGTCAAGGGCGTGCCCCGGGCCCAGGCCCGCGAAACCGGGCTGGCCTACCTGGACAAGGTCGGCCTGGCCGACAAGGTGGACGCCTATCCCGGCCAGCTCTCGGGCGGGCAGAAGCAGCGCGTGGCCATCGCCCGGGCCTTGGCCATGGAGCCCGACGCCATGCTCTTCGACGAGCCCACCAGCGCCCTGGACCCCGAGCTGGTGGGCGAGGTGCTGGGCGTCATGCGCCAACTGGCCACCGAAGGCATGACCATGATGGTCGTGACCCACGAGATGGGCTTCGCCCGCGAGGTGGCCGACCGTGTGTACTTCATGGACCAGGGCGTGGTGGTGGAGCAGGGCCCGCCCGAACGAATTTTCGAGAACCCCGAGCAGCCCAGGACCCGCGAGTTCCTCGCCCAGATTCTGTAG
- the ablA gene encoding lysine 2,3-aminomutase, giving the protein MQVFNAHQREVARRISAGADQGNWTDWRWHIRHSVRDVDTFERLAGIRLDAAHKARVAATVERFPMAVTPYYLSLIDGADYAGDPVFRQAFPSPRELDIGPHDMADPLHEDRDSPAPGITHRYPDRVLFHVSNLCSMYCRHCTRKRKVGDAEGVPSRRDLEAGLAYIRNTPAVRDVLLSGGDPLMLSDERLDWILGELGRIGHVEVVRIGTRMPVVLPCRVTDDLTAMLRTHHPLWLNTHFNHPRELTRSSRQALARLADAGIPLGNQSVLLAGVNDCPRIMRELVRKLVRARVRPYYLYQCDLSEGLTHFRTPVGKGMEIMESLRGHTSGLAVPTYVIDAPGGGGKIPVMPNYILSWGVNKIVLRNYEGVITTYDEPDAYQATECDRRCDACNLSLKTDDAEEWTAVGIEKLITDWDDTRSLTPRGNERLERRRHDH; this is encoded by the coding sequence ATGCAGGTTTTCAACGCACACCAACGCGAGGTCGCCCGTCGCATCAGCGCCGGGGCCGACCAGGGCAACTGGACCGACTGGCGCTGGCATATCAGGCATTCGGTGCGCGACGTGGACACCTTCGAGCGCCTGGCGGGCATCCGCCTGGACGCCGCGCACAAGGCCCGCGTGGCCGCCACCGTCGAACGCTTCCCCATGGCCGTCACGCCGTACTACCTCTCGCTCATCGACGGGGCGGACTACGCCGGGGACCCCGTGTTCCGCCAGGCCTTCCCCTCGCCGCGCGAGCTGGACATCGGCCCCCACGACATGGCCGACCCGCTGCACGAGGACCGCGACAGCCCCGCCCCGGGCATCACCCACCGCTACCCCGACCGGGTGCTCTTCCACGTCAGCAACCTGTGCTCCATGTACTGCCGCCACTGCACGCGCAAACGCAAGGTGGGCGACGCCGAGGGCGTGCCCTCGCGCCGCGACCTCGAAGCCGGGCTGGCCTACATCCGCAACACCCCGGCGGTGCGCGACGTGCTGCTGTCCGGCGGCGATCCGCTGATGCTCTCCGACGAGCGGCTGGACTGGATTCTGGGCGAGCTGGGGCGCATCGGCCACGTCGAGGTGGTGCGCATCGGCACGCGCATGCCCGTGGTGCTGCCCTGCCGCGTCACCGACGACCTGACGGCCATGCTGCGCACCCACCACCCCCTGTGGCTGAACACGCACTTCAACCACCCGCGCGAGCTGACGCGCTCGTCGCGCCAGGCCCTGGCGCGGCTGGCCGACGCGGGCATCCCCCTGGGCAACCAGAGCGTTTTGCTGGCCGGGGTCAACGACTGCCCGCGCATCATGCGCGAGCTGGTGCGCAAGCTGGTGCGCGCGCGGGTCCGGCCCTATTACCTCTACCAGTGCGACCTCTCCGAGGGGCTGACGCATTTCCGGACCCCCGTGGGCAAGGGCATGGAGATCATGGAGAGCCTGCGCGGGCACACCAGCGGCCTTGCCGTGCCCACCTACGTCATCGACGCCCCGGGCGGAGGAGGCAAGATTCCGGTCATGCCCAACTACATCCTGTCCTGGGGCGTGAACAAGATCGTGCTGCGCAACTACGAGGGCGTGATCACCACCTACGACGAGCCGGACGCCTACCAGGCCACGGAATGCGACCGCCGCTGCGACGCCTGCAACCTGAGCCTGAAGACCGACGACGCCGAGGAATGGACCGCCGTGGGCATCGAGAAGCTGATTACCGACTGGGACGACACGCGCAGCCTGACCCCCCGGGGCAACGAGCGCCTGGAGCGGAGGCGCCATGACCACTAG
- the ablB gene encoding putative beta-lysine N-acetyltransferase codes for MTTSADRITALGGSTVQHGPLSNRVYLMHLDPDDCPQIVDVLDDLARRRGYTKVFAKVPAREKRYFLRRGYRQEAVVPGFFAGREDGAFLGKYLCPRRREPADPAELASVVRAARAKAAAPRRAPALPPGLTLACPGPEHVEAMAALYARVFASYPFPIHDPAYLRRAMELGVVFMGAWRGAELVGLASAEPDYAARNVEMTDFAVLPRQRGLALARHLLRALEAEMARRGVDLFYTIARGASYGMNVTFARQGYQFAGTLVNNTHIAGGIESMNVWYRRRA; via the coding sequence ATGACCACTAGCGCCGACCGCATCACCGCCCTGGGCGGCTCCACGGTGCAGCATGGGCCGCTGTCCAACCGCGTGTACCTGATGCACCTGGACCCCGACGACTGCCCGCAGATCGTGGACGTGCTCGACGACTTGGCCCGGCGCCGGGGCTACACCAAGGTCTTCGCCAAGGTGCCCGCGCGCGAGAAGCGCTATTTCCTGCGCCGGGGCTACCGCCAGGAGGCCGTCGTGCCCGGGTTTTTCGCCGGGCGCGAGGACGGGGCGTTCCTGGGCAAGTATCTCTGCCCCCGGCGGCGCGAGCCCGCCGACCCGGCGGAGCTGGCCAGCGTGGTGCGCGCCGCGCGGGCCAAGGCCGCCGCGCCGCGCCGCGCACCCGCGCTGCCCCCGGGGCTGACCCTGGCCTGCCCCGGCCCGGAGCACGTCGAGGCCATGGCCGCGCTGTACGCCCGGGTCTTTGCCAGCTATCCGTTTCCCATCCACGATCCGGCCTACCTGCGCCGGGCCATGGAGCTGGGCGTCGTCTTCATGGGCGCCTGGCGCGGGGCGGAGCTGGTGGGCCTGGCCTCCGCCGAGCCGGACTACGCGGCGCGCAATGTCGAGATGACCGACTTCGCCGTGCTGCCCCGGCAGCGGGGGCTGGCCCTGGCCCGCCACCTGCTGCGCGCCCTGGAGGCCGAAATGGCCCGGCGCGGGGTGGACCTGTTCTACACCATCGCCCGGGGCGCGTCCTACGGCATGAACGTGACCTTCGCCCGCCAGGGCTACCAGTTCGCCGGGACGCTGGTGAACAACACGCATATCGCCGGCGGCATCGAGAGCATGAACGTCTGGTACCGGCGCCGGGCCTGA
- a CDS encoding YitT family protein, with protein sequence MAHSRFDYTYSVPWNLALILAGSVLFALGAKAIVAPHGFIAGGVFGVALLVHYATGLASPGVLYLLLNIPLFALAWVFVSRRFLYYSLWAMVVASAAFELIQADFGIRDPLHAAIAAGVVCGAGAGMVLRSLGSNGGLDVVAVLLFQRYNIGIGKFYFVFNLGLFSLSFTTLDVDLVIASLIMVFITSVVVDYCLAMFSQRKVVYVISDASGRICERIRAEMGLGGTFIQGRGAYTGRPKDILMTVVNNVQLKRLEEVVFTTDEHALFIAENTFNVLGSSFSRRKIY encoded by the coding sequence ATGGCCCATTCGCGTTTCGACTACACCTACTCCGTGCCCTGGAACCTGGCGCTGATCCTGGCCGGGTCGGTGCTGTTTGCCCTGGGGGCCAAGGCCATCGTGGCGCCCCACGGGTTCATCGCCGGGGGCGTGTTCGGCGTGGCGCTGCTGGTGCACTACGCCACCGGGCTGGCCAGCCCGGGGGTGCTGTACCTGCTGCTCAACATCCCGCTGTTCGCCCTGGCCTGGGTCTTCGTCAGCCGCCGCTTCCTGTACTACAGCCTGTGGGCGATGGTCGTGGCCTCGGCGGCCTTCGAGCTGATCCAGGCCGATTTCGGCATCCGCGATCCGCTGCACGCGGCCATCGCGGCGGGGGTGGTCTGCGGGGCGGGGGCGGGCATGGTGCTGCGGTCGCTGGGGTCCAACGGCGGCCTGGACGTCGTGGCCGTGCTGCTTTTCCAGCGCTACAACATCGGCATCGGCAAGTTCTACTTCGTCTTCAACCTGGGGCTGTTTTCCCTGAGCTTCACCACCCTGGACGTGGACCTGGTCATCGCCTCGCTGATCATGGTCTTCATCACCTCGGTGGTGGTGGACTACTGCCTGGCCATGTTCTCCCAGCGCAAGGTGGTCTACGTCATCTCCGACGCCAGCGGGCGGATCTGCGAGCGCATCCGCGCCGAGATGGGCCTGGGGGGCACGTTCATCCAGGGCCGGGGCGCCTACACTGGCAGGCCCAAGGACATCCTGATGACCGTGGTCAACAACGTGCAGCTCAAGCGCCTGGAGGAGGTCGTCTTCACCACCGACGAGCACGCCCTGTTCATCGCCGAGAACACGTTCAACGTCCTGGGCTCGTCGTTCTCGCGGCGCAAGATCTACTGA
- a CDS encoding GGDEF domain-containing response regulator has protein sequence MTERIKILAVDDRPENLLAIEALLDGPEVEVVKAHSGQQALGLMLGEDFALVLLDVQMPEMDGFETAELMRGHKNTRSVPIIFATAISKEQKHIFRGYDAGAVDYMFKPLDPDILRSKVDVFLRLYRQRRTLEDKTRELDAKVHELEELRRQLERSNALLERLSAIDGLTGIYNRRRFDEVLDMEWRRAQRNKTPIALIFVDLDCFKNYNDHYGHLAGDDCLRHAAEVMSSVLKRPSDTMARYGGEEFAAILPGTTAKDAAALAEQMRAGVQALDMDHACSFVTHCVTVSMGVASIIPERGAQPSTLVAAADTALYEAKQTGRNRVIIHPDAAA, from the coding sequence CCTGGCGGTGGACGACCGGCCCGAAAACCTCCTGGCCATCGAGGCCCTGCTCGACGGCCCAGAGGTGGAGGTGGTCAAGGCCCACTCGGGCCAGCAGGCCCTGGGGCTCATGCTCGGCGAGGATTTCGCCCTGGTACTGCTCGACGTGCAGATGCCCGAGATGGACGGCTTCGAGACGGCGGAGCTCATGCGCGGGCACAAGAACACGCGCAGCGTGCCCATCATCTTCGCCACGGCCATCAGCAAGGAGCAGAAGCACATCTTCCGGGGCTACGACGCGGGCGCCGTGGACTACATGTTCAAGCCCCTGGACCCCGACATCCTGCGCAGCAAGGTGGACGTGTTCCTGCGCCTGTACCGCCAGCGCCGGACCCTGGAGGACAAGACCCGCGAACTGGACGCCAAGGTCCACGAGCTGGAGGAACTGCGCCGCCAGCTCGAGCGTTCCAACGCGCTGCTGGAACGCCTGTCGGCCATCGACGGCCTGACCGGCATCTACAACCGCCGCCGCTTCGACGAGGTGCTGGACATGGAGTGGCGCCGCGCCCAGCGCAACAAGACGCCCATCGCACTGATCTTCGTGGACCTGGACTGCTTCAAGAACTACAACGACCACTACGGCCACCTGGCCGGCGACGACTGCCTGCGCCACGCGGCGGAGGTCATGAGCAGCGTGCTCAAGCGCCCGTCGGACACCATGGCCCGCTACGGCGGCGAGGAGTTCGCGGCCATCCTGCCCGGCACCACGGCCAAGGACGCCGCAGCCCTGGCCGAGCAGATGCGCGCCGGGGTCCAGGCCCTGGACATGGACCACGCCTGCTCCTTCGTCACCCACTGCGTGACCGTGAGCATGGGCGTGGCCAGCATAATCCCCGAGCGCGGCGCCCAGCCCTCGACCCTGGTGGCCGCTGCGGACACGGCGCTCTACGAGGCCAAACAGACCGGGCGCAACCGCGTGATCATCCACCCCGACGCCGCGGCCTGA